CTCTTCGTGGACACAACTTCAGGGTTCCCTTGTCACTGGCTTGCGGGGGTGGTCTCCCCACTTGCAGAGTCTGGTCTCCACAGGACACcgtccttcccttcccttccaaggGGCAGGCCCCACGCACCCTCACCCAAAAAATAAAGGAGCTTTGTGTTGAAAACGCCAAGGCAGCCGTCCAGGGAGCTGGAGGCCAAGTGCGTTAAGAAAGACcctttttctctataaaaatagTTTCGCTTTATAAAAGGGGGGATGCTCCTCTCACATGGGGGAAGGACGTGTGAAAAACGTTCTAAGTGGAGTTCCACGGGGCGGGGCTGGGTGGACACCGTGGTGTGGGGGATCCTCCTCTCAGGCCTACAGggttggggaggagaggaggtgcGGGGAGGAACAGACTCCTCGTTGTTGGCAGGGGCGGGGGAACAGCGGGGGCTGGGGAGAGGTGAGGCCGGCCCCTCTGGGGCACGTGGGCTGGCGGGGAGGGGCCCACGGCCAGGCCTGCACGCAGGCACTCAGTTGAGCAAGGTTCCGTAGAGCTGGGCCTTGGTGAGGCTGTCCTTGCGGCTCAGCCCCGAGCCACCAGTCCGCGGAAAGGCCTgctgggggctgaggcgggcagcaGGATGCATTTCCGGGGAGGCCTCCATGGAGCTTGGCTCCAAGGAGTCCCTGGAACCCTGCTCGGGCTCAGGGCTGCTGGCGGCCCCACACAGCTGCACCCCGAGCCTGTCCCCGTCCCCCCCCTCGCTGGGTGCGTAGCCGGGCAGTGGGTCAGCCGAGCGGCCGGGGCTGAGGCTCAGGTCGCCGCCCGCCCGCAGGAAGCAGGGCTCTGCCAGGTGGCCCTGGGAGAGGTCGTCCCCCTCGGAGAAGCTGTCGGCCTTGTAGCTGGCGTAGAGCGGGCTGGCGCGGCCGTCGGCCTTCTTGCCCGGGCTGCCCCCGGCCCCGCCGTAGTAGCGTTCAGAGAAGCTGCAGGGTGAGGCGCGGCCGGCGGCGCTCACCGGGTAGGAGTAGGCGCCGATGTCCTCCACGCTCAGGGGACGCCACTGGCCCCTCATGTCCTCCCCGGGGAGCCGGGCGGTCCCCGGCTTGGCCCGCAGGCTCCACAGGTTTGGGGGCATCAGGGCCTGCTGGGGACCCGGAGAGGCCGGGAAGCGGAAGGTCTCGGCCGGGTACGGTGACATGGTCCGCCCGAAGCCTGGGGCCACTTCGGCCTCCAGCGGGGCCGCCACGGCGGCCGTGGCCTTGGCAAAGCGCGGGCTGCCCTCGTAGGTGGTGGCGGGTGGCTTGCGGTCGAAGAGCTCGTCGCGGCTGTTCAGGTAGATGGCCTGCTGCGACGCGGTCAGCGTGCTGGCCTGCGCGTGCTCCTTCTCCTCCGACGTGGCGCTGAAGCTGGAGTAGGAGCTGGACGTGGGCAGTGAGCCCGCGTAGCTGGGGAAGGCCTCGTGCTGGAAGCCCGCCGGGAAGgccgccgcctcggcctcctcctcttcctcggCCGCGCTGTCAGTGGAGTTCTGGGCCCGCAGGAAGCCCACGTCGGTCACGGGCGCGTCCACGCTAGGCCGCCGGTCTCGCCGTCGCTCCTCCGGGCAGTAGAGGGCTGTGTCACTGCAGTAGATGTCTCCCTTGTAGGGGGGCCGCGGGCCTGGTTTCTCCACCCCGTCGCAGAAGGCCAGGTCGCGGGCCGAGGCATCGGACAGGCGGGAGGACAGGCTGGCGGGGTCCGGCTTCTCCAGCACCTTGGCAATGACGCAGGTGGGGACGCTGTCAGCGTAGGCCGGGTGGCAGAGTGGGGATGGCAGGCTGCAGCCGTGCTTCTCCATGTGCAGGCTCACGCGCTCCTGGAAGTCGGAGGGCAGCTGGAACGGGTGCGAGGAGGGGGACGGCGGGTACAGGGTCACTGTTAGCATGGCGGCCTAGCCCTGGCCCTGAAGCTGAGGACTGATGTTAGCCatgacagacaggcagacagacgaGCGGGGCCCTCCCGGCTTCTCAAATCACACCAGGGGGAGCCTGGATCCAGGACGCTGTACTGAACAAGCTCCCAGGGGTGTGGGTGCTGTGACTGCCTGGGGATCCTGGGtcacctctccccaccccactctgATTGGGCCCAGGAGAGCCCAGAAGCTGCAGTCGCCTGGAGAAGCCGGAACCCAGGTCAGATTCAGGCCCCACTCAAggctccacccccaccccctccaccccacccattTTGTGCCCAGCAAGGGGTTGACTTGCTCTCCCAGGCCCGTGGGTTTTATGGGTTCTACTGGGGGCATGACCCACTCCCCAGCCCCCCAGTCATGCTGCTGGAGCGCTCCTGAAGAAGACAGACTCAGATGCAACAAAGATTGAGGGCCAGGGCTGAGAGTGCCTGGTGCCATGTGGGGGTGTCCCGCTACTGTTTGATCTATTTTGTGAGTTTCTCAGGCATGGCCCAGGACCAGGGGAAAGGAACACGGGCCTGGCTGGGAGATTGCACGTGAGGGGAGGGTCGGGGAGCGGGGCGCGCAGGGTGCGGTGACCATaggtgggcaggggtgggccGCTGGCCCATCTTCCCTTGGCATCAGACAGGCCTGGTTCTGGGTCCTAGCTCTGCTACCTGTCTGCCATGTGGCCTCAGCCACGCCCTCTTTCCTGATGCTTTCTTTCTGAAATAGGCACTGTCAGTCATCGTGCCCAGCCACAGGCTCCTGCGAAGCTCCACAAAGGTCACTCTGCCGTGTCAGCGCTCAGTGGAAGCAAGGACCTGGAGCAGCCCCCCAAAGGAAACAGAGGGCAACCGGCAGCCGGGGTGGGCCAAAGGGACTCTGGTGAGGGCCAGGGGCtgcccggctgtgtgaggtgggGGTGCCTTTGGCGGCCCCTCCAATGTCATGACCCCACAGGAGCAAGGGGGACAGAGGAGGCTCAGGCTCAGCCGGCATCTTCCTCCTCAAAGATGGGAAATGGCTTTGGGGTGGCACTGGCACAAAAGGAGCCCGGTGGTCCCGGGGCGGGGAGGGCCTGGCTGCGGGGCCACGTTACCTCAGACACCTTGTGGACCCTGCCGTAGGTCTGGCTGCACTGCAGCAGCTGGGCCGCTAGATTGCAGTCCTTCCTATAGAGCTCCTAAAAGACAAGAGAAGGCGATCGGCGCCACTCACCCCAGCCAAGGCCCTGCCGCCCTGACCAGCGCCGAGTGGCCAGCGGGGGCAGTGGTGTGCACAGGGCCTGCTGTGTGCTCAGCAGAACAGGGACCCACTGCTGGCTCCGGCCCTCTCTGGGCTCCACACTCTTGCCTGCAAAATGAGAGCCTCGTTCTGACCTGGGGCTGCTGGAGCATGGAGGGCCCTGCCGCTGCCCTAGCTGGTGCCCTCGGGGCCCTGCCAAGAGGGGAACCTCCCACAAGGTGGGGGGCAGTGGTCAAAGAAGGAGCCCCAATGGCCCTGAGCTCCCAGGGGCCCCTCAGGCTCGTAGAGCAGGCCTGGtctccctgtccctgtccctcGGGCTCCCGGCGTCCTTCCAAAGATGACTGGGTGGgagtgccaggcaggaatgggagGCAGGATGAACCCCCAGCACCTTCCACCCCGCACTTCAGACTTGCTGCTCACAACCCTCTTCCCAGACTGTGGCTTGGAAACAGTGTGgctgcagggctgggcagggacCGGGCAGGTGTGTGACCCCAGGCCCAGGCGGGtgctggctcagcctcctgagctgaaAACAGATGCAAACAGTAGGACTCAAGGGGTGTGGCTTCGCCACTGAAAATCTCTGTTGCATGTGCCTGTGTTTGGGGCTTGCGTTCCTGCCTCTCCGGGGTCCCCACTGCGAGGGCTCTGACAGCTAGCCCTCGGGTGGCCCGGAGGCCCTGTGACCCACCTGAGCTGCCCCATGGCTGCTCCTGGCGAGGGCTGGCCACAGTCCCAACCCAACCAGCACCAGGCATCCTGCTGTCCAGGCAAGGCTGTCTCTGACACAGGCACCTTTCTGTCCCCCCACCACGGCCCTGGAGCCTCCCTCACTGAAGGCTGGTGCCCCCAACTTGGCCTACACGGTGGAGGGAGTCGGAGTCGCCAAGCCCCTCTCAGTGCCCCCGGGGCCTCCTAGGAACAGAACAGCACGGCTGCCTGAGACCTGAGAACTGACCCCTTGTGTGACCCCAGTCACCCGGTTGCCCCTGGCACCAGAGGGCTGCAGGCACTGCCCAGCCAGCCCAGGTCTGCCACAGAGCCCCACCAGCCACAGCCAGGAGCGGCTACCACTGGGAAGCCGGTGCCATGCCCATAGCCCCTGGGGCACCTGGCTGAGTACCCAAGCCCCTGGGCTGTCCATGTCTGAGGTGGCCAGCTCTGGGACAGCTGGGAGCCTTTCCTGAGCAGCCGCAGCTGCTGGCTCGGGGAGGAAATGCTCACGGGACACTCTG
The genomic region above belongs to Pongo pygmaeus isolate AG05252 chromosome 15, NHGRI_mPonPyg2-v2.0_pri, whole genome shotgun sequence and contains:
- the BEGAIN gene encoding brain-enriched guanylate kinase-associated protein isoform X10 translates to MALQRINQELEDKLYRMGQHYEEEKRALSHEIVALNSHLLEAKVTIDKLSEDNELYRKDCNLAAQLLQCSQTYGRVHKVSELPSDFQERVSLHMEKHGCSLPSPLCHPAYADSVPTCVIAKVLEKPDPASLSSRLSDASARDLAFCDGVEKPGPRPPYKGDIYCSDTALYCPEERRRDRRPSVDAPVTDVGFLRAQNSTDSAAEEEEEAEAAAFPAGFQHEAFPSYAGSLPTSSSYSSFSATSEEKEHAQASTLTASQQAIYLNSRDELFDRKPPATTYEGSPRFAKATAAVAAPLEAEVAPGFGRTMSPYPAETFRFPASPGPQQALMPPNLWSLRAKPGTARLPGEDMRGQWRPLSVEDIGAYSYPVSAAGRASPCSFSERYYGGAGGSPGKKADGRASPLYASYKADSFSEGDDLSQGHLAEPCFLRAGGDLSLSPGRSADPLPGYAPSEGGDGDRLGVQLCGAASSPEPEQGSRDSLEPSSMEASPEMHPAARLSPQQAFPRTGGSGLSRKDSLTKAQLYGTLLN
- the BEGAIN gene encoding brain-enriched guanylate kinase-associated protein isoform X5 produces the protein MWTGGRRPGRLRRAASAADMEKLSALQEQKGELRKRLSYTTHKLEKLETEFDSTRHYLEIELRRAQEELEKVTEKLRRIQSNYMALQRINQELEDKLYRMGQHYEEEKRALSHEIVALNSHLLEAKVTIDKLSEDNELYRKDCNLAAQLLQCSQTYGRVHKVSELPSDFQERVSLHMEKHGCSLPSPLCHPAYADSVPTCVIAKVLEKPDPASLSSRLSDASARDLAFCDGVEKPGPRPPYKGDIYCSDTALYCPEERRRDRRPSVDAPVTDVGFLRAQNSTDSAAEEEEEAEAAAFPAGFQHEAFPSYAGSLPTSSSYSSFSATSEEKEHAQASTLTASQQAIYLNSRDELFDRKPPATTYEGSPRFAKATAAVAAPLEAEVAPGFGRTMSPYPAETFRFPASPGPQQALMPPNLWSLRAKPGTARLPGEDMRGQWRPLSVEDIGAYSYPVSAAGRASPCSFSERYYGGAGGSPGKKADGRASPLYASYKADSFSEGDDLSQGHLAEPCFLRAGGDLSLSPGRSADPLPGYAPSEGGDGDRLGVQLCGAASSPEPEQGSRDSLEPSSMEASPEMHPAARLSPQQAFPRTGGSGLSRKDSLTKAQLYGTLLN
- the BEGAIN gene encoding brain-enriched guanylate kinase-associated protein isoform X6, with the translated sequence MGSHQSSQASAADMEKLSALQEQKGELRKRLSYTTHKLEKLETEFDSTRHYLEIELRRAQEELEKVTEKLRRIQSNYMALQRINQELEDKLYRMGQHYEEEKRALSHEIVALNSHLLEAKVTIDKLSEDNELYRKDCNLAAQLLQCSQTYGRVHKVSELPSDFQERVSLHMEKHGCSLPSPLCHPAYADSVPTCVIAKVLEKPDPASLSSRLSDASARDLAFCDGVEKPGPRPPYKGDIYCSDTALYCPEERRRDRRPSVDAPVTDVGFLRAQNSTDSAAEEEEEAEAAAFPAGFQHEAFPSYAGSLPTSSSYSSFSATSEEKEHAQASTLTASQQAIYLNSRDELFDRKPPATTYEGSPRFAKATAAVAAPLEAEVAPGFGRTMSPYPAETFRFPASPGPQQALMPPNLWSLRAKPGTARLPGEDMRGQWRPLSVEDIGAYSYPVSAAGRASPCSFSERYYGGAGGSPGKKADGRASPLYASYKADSFSEGDDLSQGHLAEPCFLRAGGDLSLSPGRSADPLPGYAPSEGGDGDRLGVQLCGAASSPEPEQGSRDSLEPSSMEASPEMHPAARLSPQQAFPRTGGSGLSRKDSLTKAQLYGTLLN
- the BEGAIN gene encoding brain-enriched guanylate kinase-associated protein isoform X9, with the translated sequence MGSHQSSQASAADMEKLSALQEQKGELRKRLSYTTHKLEKLETEFDSTRHYLEIELRRAQEELEKVTEKLRRIQSNYMALQRINQELEDKLYRMGQHYEEEKRALSHEIVALNSHLLEAKVTIDKLSEDNLPSDFQERVSLHMEKHGCSLPSPLCHPAYADSVPTCVIAKVLEKPDPASLSSRLSDASARDLAFCDGVEKPGPRPPYKGDIYCSDTALYCPEERRRDRRPSVDAPVTDVGFLRAQNSTDSAAEEEEEAEAAAFPAGFQHEAFPSYAGSLPTSSSYSSFSATSEEKEHAQASTLTASQQAIYLNSRDELFDRKPPATTYEGSPRFAKATAAVAAPLEAEVAPGFGRTMSPYPAETFRFPASPGPQQALMPPNLWSLRAKPGTARLPGEDMRGQWRPLSVEDIGAYSYPVSAAGRASPCSFSERYYGGAGGSPGKKADGRASPLYASYKADSFSEGDDLSQGHLAEPCFLRAGGDLSLSPGRSADPLPGYAPSEGGDGDRLGVQLCGAASSPEPEQGSRDSLEPSSMEASPEMHPAARLSPQQAFPRTGGSGLSRKDSLTKAQLYGTLLN
- the BEGAIN gene encoding brain-enriched guanylate kinase-associated protein isoform X4, producing MWTGGRRPGRLRRAASAADMEKLRLRSPWVPLCLGQPRVLQGRLARSSPSIWDSALQEQKGELRKRLSYTTHKLEKLETEFDSTRHYLEIELRRAQEELEKVTEKLRRIQSNYMALQRINQELEDKLYRMGQHYEEEKRALSHEIVALNSHLLEAKVTIDKLSEDNLPSDFQERVSLHMEKHGCSLPSPLCHPAYADSVPTCVIAKVLEKPDPASLSSRLSDASARDLAFCDGVEKPGPRPPYKGDIYCSDTALYCPEERRRDRRPSVDAPVTDVGFLRAQNSTDSAAEEEEEAEAAAFPAGFQHEAFPSYAGSLPTSSSYSSFSATSEEKEHAQASTLTASQQAIYLNSRDELFDRKPPATTYEGSPRFAKATAAVAAPLEAEVAPGFGRTMSPYPAETFRFPASPGPQQALMPPNLWSLRAKPGTARLPGEDMRGQWRPLSVEDIGAYSYPVSAAGRASPCSFSERYYGGAGGSPGKKADGRASPLYASYKADSFSEGDDLSQGHLAEPCFLRAGGDLSLSPGRSADPLPGYAPSEGGDGDRLGVQLCGAASSPEPEQGSRDSLEPSSMEASPEMHPAARLSPQQAFPRTGGSGLSRKDSLTKAQLYGTLLN
- the BEGAIN gene encoding brain-enriched guanylate kinase-associated protein isoform X7, encoding MGSHQSSQASAADMEKLSALQEQKGELRKRLSYTTHKLEKLETEFDSTRHYLEIELRRAQEELEKVTEKLRRIQSNYMALQRINQELEDKLYRMGQHYEEEKRALSHEIVALNSHLLEAKVTIDKLSEDNELYRKDCNLAAQLLQCSQTYGRVHKVSEERVSLHMEKHGCSLPSPLCHPAYADSVPTCVIAKVLEKPDPASLSSRLSDASARDLAFCDGVEKPGPRPPYKGDIYCSDTALYCPEERRRDRRPSVDAPVTDVGFLRAQNSTDSAAEEEEEAEAAAFPAGFQHEAFPSYAGSLPTSSSYSSFSATSEEKEHAQASTLTASQQAIYLNSRDELFDRKPPATTYEGSPRFAKATAAVAAPLEAEVAPGFGRTMSPYPAETFRFPASPGPQQALMPPNLWSLRAKPGTARLPGEDMRGQWRPLSVEDIGAYSYPVSAAGRASPCSFSERYYGGAGGSPGKKADGRASPLYASYKADSFSEGDDLSQGHLAEPCFLRAGGDLSLSPGRSADPLPGYAPSEGGDGDRLGVQLCGAASSPEPEQGSRDSLEPSSMEASPEMHPAARLSPQQAFPRTGGSGLSRKDSLTKAQLYGTLLN
- the BEGAIN gene encoding brain-enriched guanylate kinase-associated protein isoform X8; translation: MWTGGRRPGRLRRAASAADMEKLSALQEQKGELRKRLSYTTHKLEKLETEFDSTRHYLEIELRRAQEELEKVTEKLRRIQSNYMALQRINQELEDKLYRMGQHYEEEKRALSHEIVALNSHLLEAKVTIDKLSEDNLPSDFQERVSLHMEKHGCSLPSPLCHPAYADSVPTCVIAKVLEKPDPASLSSRLSDASARDLAFCDGVEKPGPRPPYKGDIYCSDTALYCPEERRRDRRPSVDAPVTDVGFLRAQNSTDSAAEEEEEAEAAAFPAGFQHEAFPSYAGSLPTSSSYSSFSATSEEKEHAQASTLTASQQAIYLNSRDELFDRKPPATTYEGSPRFAKATAAVAAPLEAEVAPGFGRTMSPYPAETFRFPASPGPQQALMPPNLWSLRAKPGTARLPGEDMRGQWRPLSVEDIGAYSYPVSAAGRASPCSFSERYYGGAGGSPGKKADGRASPLYASYKADSFSEGDDLSQGHLAEPCFLRAGGDLSLSPGRSADPLPGYAPSEGGDGDRLGVQLCGAASSPEPEQGSRDSLEPSSMEASPEMHPAARLSPQQAFPRTGGSGLSRKDSLTKAQLYGTLLN
- the BEGAIN gene encoding brain-enriched guanylate kinase-associated protein isoform X3, which translates into the protein MGSHQSSQASAADMEKLRLRSPWVPLCLGQPRVLQGRLARSSPSIWDSALQEQKGELRKRLSYTTHKLEKLETEFDSTRHYLEIELRRAQEELEKVTEKLRRIQSNYMALQRINQELEDKLYRMGQHYEEEKRALSHEIVALNSHLLEAKVTIDKLSEDNELYRKDCNLAAQLLQCSQTYGRVHKVSELPSDFQERVSLHMEKHGCSLPSPLCHPAYADSVPTCVIAKVLEKPDPASLSSRLSDASARDLAFCDGVEKPGPRPPYKGDIYCSDTALYCPEERRRDRRPSVDAPVTDVGFLRAQNSTDSAAEEEEEAEAAAFPAGFQHEAFPSYAGSLPTSSSYSSFSATSEEKEHAQASTLTASQQAIYLNSRDELFDRKPPATTYEGSPRFAKATAAVAAPLEAEVAPGFGRTMSPYPAETFRFPASPGPQQALMPPNLWSLRAKPGTARLPGEDMRGQWRPLSVEDIGAYSYPVSAAGRASPCSFSERYYGGAGGSPGKKADGRASPLYASYKADSFSEGDDLSQGHLAEPCFLRAGGDLSLSPGRSADPLPGYAPSEGGDGDRLGVQLCGAASSPEPEQGSRDSLEPSSMEASPEMHPAARLSPQQAFPRTGGSGLSRKDSLTKAQLYGTLLN
- the BEGAIN gene encoding brain-enriched guanylate kinase-associated protein isoform X2 → MWTGGRRPGRLRRAASAADMEKLRLRSPWVPLCLGQPRVLQGRLARSSPSIWDSALQEQKGELRKRLSYTTHKLEKLETEFDSTRHYLEIELRRAQEELEKVTEKLRRIQSNYMALQRINQELEDKLYRMGQHYEEEKRALSHEIVALNSHLLEAKVTIDKLSEDNELYRKDCNLAAQLLQCSQTYGRVHKVSEERVSLHMEKHGCSLPSPLCHPAYADSVPTCVIAKVLEKPDPASLSSRLSDASARDLAFCDGVEKPGPRPPYKGDIYCSDTALYCPEERRRDRRPSVDAPVTDVGFLRAQNSTDSAAEEEEEAEAAAFPAGFQHEAFPSYAGSLPTSSSYSSFSATSEEKEHAQASTLTASQQAIYLNSRDELFDRKPPATTYEGSPRFAKATAAVAAPLEAEVAPGFGRTMSPYPAETFRFPASPGPQQALMPPNLWSLRAKPGTARLPGEDMRGQWRPLSVEDIGAYSYPVSAAGRASPCSFSERYYGGAGGSPGKKADGRASPLYASYKADSFSEGDDLSQGHLAEPCFLRAGGDLSLSPGRSADPLPGYAPSEGGDGDRLGVQLCGAASSPEPEQGSRDSLEPSSMEASPEMHPAARLSPQQAFPRTGGSGLSRKDSLTKAQLYGTLLN
- the BEGAIN gene encoding brain-enriched guanylate kinase-associated protein isoform X1; this translates as MWTGGRRPGRLRRAASAADMEKLRLRSPWVPLCLGQPRVLQGRLARSSPSIWDSALQEQKGELRKRLSYTTHKLEKLETEFDSTRHYLEIELRRAQEELEKVTEKLRRIQSNYMALQRINQELEDKLYRMGQHYEEEKRALSHEIVALNSHLLEAKVTIDKLSEDNELYRKDCNLAAQLLQCSQTYGRVHKVSELPSDFQERVSLHMEKHGCSLPSPLCHPAYADSVPTCVIAKVLEKPDPASLSSRLSDASARDLAFCDGVEKPGPRPPYKGDIYCSDTALYCPEERRRDRRPSVDAPVTDVGFLRAQNSTDSAAEEEEEAEAAAFPAGFQHEAFPSYAGSLPTSSSYSSFSATSEEKEHAQASTLTASQQAIYLNSRDELFDRKPPATTYEGSPRFAKATAAVAAPLEAEVAPGFGRTMSPYPAETFRFPASPGPQQALMPPNLWSLRAKPGTARLPGEDMRGQWRPLSVEDIGAYSYPVSAAGRASPCSFSERYYGGAGGSPGKKADGRASPLYASYKADSFSEGDDLSQGHLAEPCFLRAGGDLSLSPGRSADPLPGYAPSEGGDGDRLGVQLCGAASSPEPEQGSRDSLEPSSMEASPEMHPAARLSPQQAFPRTGGSGLSRKDSLTKAQLYGTLLN